attattattgtcccttaataataatactcgactagggatctttaggaatatcgatattattctcataatctcatctctaagtcacgtacttagaaatataaaattacatatcatattccaaggacatttattaatctaacatcttatcacataaaataaagatataataaattactaaagaataatccatataatcagaattaataatccaaatgtttcataatataaacataatagtgttatCTCTAGGACACAAACACTAACAGAAACTACAAAAAAGTACAACTCATCGAATCAAGTCCGGACCCAGAGACAAGCATAGCAAGTCTGGAGGGACCGacaagcaaccaagtcatggtagtcGACAAGGAAAATCAGGTCCTAGACCAAGCTAGTCCTACCATGCAAGTAAGCAGAGCAAATGATCAGAATAAGTCAACTTCTACTTGAAGAAGAACTCAGAATCCCGAATTCATCAAATGGTCTCAACCAAAGAACAAGAAAAAATTGAGGCAACATTTGAAACAGAAGAAGTCCAGGTTGATGAAAGCAGTCCTAACAAAAAGGTGAAAGTTGGGTTAGGACTAGACGAGTCCTTTAGAGAAAGACTAATGTCCTTGCTTGGGAGTATAAAGATGTGTTCTCCTGGAGTCCAAGAGACATGCCCGGACTACATAAAACCATAGAAATGAACATCCTGGATGTCAACCCTAATAGAAAACCAGTCAAGCAGAAGCGAAGAAACTTCGCCCCGGAGAGGCAAAAGGCAATAGACGAAGAAGTGGAGAAGCTACTCAaagcaggaatcatcaaagaaatcaaataccCGGAGTGGGTAGCTAATGTGGTCATGGTAAAAAAGTCGAATGGCAAATGGAGAATATGTGTGGACTATACTGATTTGAATGATGCATTCCTGAAGGACCCATACCTTCTCCCCAACATTGATCAGCTGATAGATGCCACCTCCGGATACATCATGCTCAGTTTTATGGACGCCTTCTCcgggtacaaccagatcaagatgaaccTGAAGGACATACCTAAAATagcattcataactcacagagcagtctaTGCTTATGTGATGTTGCCGTTTGGACTGACTAGCACAGGATCCACTTACAAAagagccatgaacaagatattcaagtcctAAATCGGGAGAAACTTGGAGTGCTATGTCGACGACATGATTTCAAAATCAACAACTATACCAGGACATATAGAAGATCTGAATGAGTGCTTTGACAACCTGAGAAAGAACCAACTTAAACTGAATCCAGAGAAATGTACCTTCAGAGTAGGAGCAGGCAAGTTCttaggattcatgatcagcaaccGAGGAATAGAAGCTAATCCGGAGAAGATAAAAGCAATCTAGGAGATAAAGGCTCCCAGGACCCAAAAAGATatgcagaagctagcaggatcccTAGCGGCATTCAGGAGATTCGTCTCAAAGCTAGCAGAAAAGTGCCTACCATTCTTCGATTTACTCAAAGGTGCAAAAAACAAGAAAGAGGTAAACTGGAGTCCGGAGTGCCAAAAGGCATTTGAGGAGATCAAGTCCTACCCCTctcagccaccagtcctaactaaagctCAACCAGGAGGGCCTCTCTACTTATACTTATCAGCGGGAGCACAAGCATTCGGAGCTGCCCTAATCAGGGAAGAAAATGGCAAATAGCAACCAGTTTACTATGTAAGCCAAGTACTTAAAGATGCGGAAACTAGATACCCAAGACTAGTGAAGTTTGCTTTCGCCTTAGTCACAATATCAAGAAAACTCTGGCACTACTTCCAAGGAAGAAAAATCAGAGTGGTCACAAATCCGCCTCTAAGAAAGATAATTCACAAGCCAGATGTCTCGGGAAGACTAGTCAATTGGGTTGTGGAGCTAAACCAGTTCAATTTAAGCTTCATTCCCAGGACTGCCATTAAAGCTCAAGCACTTGCATATTTCATAATAGAATACAACTTCTCGGAAGAAGAACAAGAGCCAATGAATATAGATCCGGAAACAAACCAAGATGCAAATTTAGAAGACTGGACCTTGAAAATTCATGGTTCTTCAACAAGCGAGAGGTCAGGAGCCAGACTCATACTAAAAAAGCCCCGAGGGATTCACCATTCAAACAGCTATATATTTCGGTTTCCCGGTAATAAACAATCAGGCGGAATATGAGGCATTGATTGCAGGACTAAAGCTCTCCAGGACCCTGAGGGTCCATGACttaaaaatctacagcgactcccagatacTGGTCAAGGAAACAAACGGAGAATACATAGCAAAGGACCCTATTCTGGAAAAATACCAAGCACTGGTTTAAATTTACCTAGCTTCGATCCAAAGAACCAAGTCCTTTAGATATGtcgagaagaaaatgaagaagcggaTATCCTATCCAAGTTAGTCCGGAACTCATCAGATTTGGACTGCTCAGTCTACTTTGAAGAACTCCAAAAACCATCTATTGATTCCGGAGAAATCTTGGAGATCGAAAGTAACCAGAACTGGATGACTCCTTTCATCAACTACTTAAAGAAAGGGGAGCTCCCAAAAGACAAAGGAAAGTCCCAAAGACTGAAAGCTAGAGCAGCCAACTTCTTCCTCGAAGAAGGACTGCTTAATAGAAGTCCATGAAGGGATATGCAGCGATCACATGTCGGCAAAGGTCCTAGCTCATAAAATCATAAGGCAAGGCTACTATTGGCCAACTATCCACCAGGATGTGGTTGAGTTCGTgaaaaatgcaaggaatgccaactcttcagcaatgtgtCCCGGATCAGCCCAGTCATACCTTCCTTATTCTTATCTCCAATATCCTTTGATGTCTGGGGCATTGACATTATGGGACCTTTTCCAAAGGCCAAAGGAGATCTCAAGTACTTGTTAGTCTAAATTGATTATATGACCAAATGGGTTGAAGCGAAAGTAATGAGGATAATAAACCAACAAGATTGTATAAAGTTTATGGACAatattttgatgaggttcgggatcccgaAAGTCCTAGTATCAGATAACGGACCACAGTTCATCGGATCAGAATTTGAGTCCTACCTCCAGGAGCTCTGGATCAAGCACAAAAAGTCATCAGTAGCATATCCCCAAGGGAATGGACAAGTGGAAGTCACGAACAGAATTCTGCTCCGGGGTATTGAGAAAAGACTCAAAGAAAGCAAGagcaaatggccagaagaactaccaAGTGTACTTTGGTCCTATCGGATAAGCTCCAGGACAAGCACTGGAGATACTCCATTCAAACTAGCTTATGGTACAGAAGCAATGCTTCCTATTGAGGTGGGATCTCCTTCTCACAGGGCAATAAATTTTGATGAAGTAGCCAATGAAGAAGGACTCAGAACAAATATTGAGTTAATTGATGAGGTCTGGGACCAAGTTGTAGAAAAGATGGAGAGATACAAGGAGAAGGCCAGGGAGCATTTCAGTAAGAAGTCcagagtcaaaaacttccaagttggaAACTTGGTTCTTCGAGACACAGAAGTATCAGATCCTATAAACACTGGAAAGCTtatgcccaaatgggaaggaccatacaaggtcaaaaaCCAGGAACCTACAAACTCCTGAACATGGATGGCTCAGAAGTCCCCAATACTTGGCATGGACTCGCTTTAAGGAAGTTCTACCGATAAGAAAAAGCAAATAAAGCAACCAAAACCTTGTAGCCAATATGGCAAGCAACCAGTTTGTTTTTCCTCTTATTTTGTATGAATGAACTTCCGGATTAATGAAAAGCATTTCTCTAGATTACATTTATTAAATCTATCCgaaaaagcaaccactagtccagACCAAAGAttagtctggactagagcaaacatatttacttaaaattaattttctaagtaaaacaGCAACCACTAGTCTGGGCAAAAGATTAGTCTagactagagcaaacatatttacttagatttaattttctaagtaaacaTCAACCACTAGTTTGAACCAAAGAttagtctggactagagcaaacatattaacttaaaattaattttctaagtaaacaGCAACTACTAGTCCGGACCAAAGAttagtctggactagagcaaacatatttacttagaattaattttctaagtaaacaGCAACCGCTAGTCCGGAAAAAttagtctggactagagcaaacatatttacttagaattaattttctaagtaaaacaacaaccactagtccggaccaaaGATTAGTCTATACTtgagcaaacatatttacttagtATTAATTTTCTATATAAACAACAACCACTAGTCCGAACCAAagattagtcaggactagagcaaacatatttacttagaattaattttctaagtaaacaGCAACCGCTAGTCCGGACCAAAGATTAGTCTAGACTAGAGCAAACAAAAtaacttagaattaattttctaagtaaacaGCAACCACTACTCCGGACCAATTATcagtctggactagagcaaacatatttactaAGAATTAATTTTCTAGGTAAAACAACATCCACTAGTCCGGACTAACTATgagtctggactagagcaaacatatttacttagaattaattttctaagtaaacaCCAACCACTAGTCCGGAAAAACTATTAGTCTAGACTAGAGCACATGTACttgaattaattttctaagtaaaaaatccaccactagtccggaccaattatcagtctggactagagcaaacatatttactcagtactaattttctaagtaaagaagcCGCAACTAGTCCAGACCAATCATTAGTCTGGACTAGCGAAAACATGTTTACTTAGAACATAATTTTCTCAGAAGCCAATACTAGTCCGGACCAAAGATTAGTCTGGACTAGAGCATCCACATTAACTGAGAAAAAATTCTAAGGCGAGAATAAACTACAACAACAAATAGAAAAGCAAACAAAAGCAAATAAACCAAAATTAATCGGACCAAGAGTGCCCGGAGCCAAGTACGATATTACAGTTACACATCAACAATCAGTTTAAAAACACAAGTTCAGAATTCAAATTCAAGCAATCAGATATCTAAGAATCCGGAGCAGTTAGCGAAAGGAAGCTAGGGAAAGGACCATCAAAGGGCTCCGGCTCCCCGAGTCCAGCCTCGATATCTTGCTTAGCCTTAATAAATTCTTGCACAAAGCTATCCCAGTCCGCCTCCGGATTAGTCTTGATATGCTTCCCCGCAACAATCTAGCAACGTCCAATCTCTGGAGCACAAGCATTGGTGATAGCCCTATCATATTCTTCAGACTTCCTGAAAGCTTCAATAACTTCAGTCTCCAGTCTAACAGCAGATAACTGCTTCCGGAGCTCAGCCAATTCTGTCTTCAAGTCAGAAGCCTCCTTCTCAGCACTCTCAGCCCGGACTGTCATATCATTCAGGCGAGTGTTCAGTCCGAACATCGAAGTATCCTTCACAATAATCTGATCCCTCAACCCCCCCCCCAATCTCTGTATTCTTGTCAGCAATTGTGGTCCGGGCACTTTTCAATTTGTTGTATACGAGAGAAGCAGCTTCGGCCATGTACCCACCAAGCTACAAAGAAGATGTTACAAATCTTATAAAAAATCACAAGTCAAAAATAGAAGAAAGGGAACAACAAAAGAAACGTTGTATACCTGGCCCCAGAGACGAGTGGACTCCTTCATCATTCCATCAAATCCGGAGGCATTCATCTCCTTCTAGTCAGTAGAAGAGGGAATCTCAGCCATAAAATGGGCAACTTTCAAATCCAGCCCTGGACTACTCCTTTCCGGACGCTCTTCGGCCATGCCCTTTCCTTTGTCCACTCTGGACATAGTACCAACATCAGTCCTTCCATCCCGGGGAGGTTTAAAACCAACACTCCGGAGCCTCTTCCTCCTCCGGGTAACCTCCACTTCTAGAACCTCCCCAAGAGGCTCAAACTCTTCCAAGTTCTCAAATTCATCACCAATCTCAACTTCAGCATCTTGCTTCGGAACCCTTTCATTCCCGACAGACTCCGGCCTGGAAATAACTTTGCTTTGAGATCCCTCCTCCGGAGGAGGACTCGATCTGAACCCACCAGCTGCAGCTTTCTTGGTCAGCTTGAAAGCACTCCCCAAACCCTTCAAGACATAACTGTACGCCGAGGAAGACATATCCGGATTGTAATGAGGTAAACTTGCCAGAATATAAAGCGAAAGGAAATTTAGAACAAGTACGTCACAAAAAGAAAGAACCAATAAATAATTCAGATACAGAAAGCAATCCAGACAAAAGAGAGAACACTTACACCCTAGCCTATTTATAGTTTTATGCATCATAAAGGTATCTTGGGTAAGCTGAATACCCAAACATTCACAAAATATAAAAAAACTAGCTGGATAGCTTCTCCCCGGAGTACAGCCCTAGGAAACCTAATCCGGACTCCCTCAACAGCAATATGAGGGAGATACTTCAAATCCAATCCCCTCAGCATAATAATCTCCCCATTCCAGTACTTCAATGAGGACTACTGAATTACTGGCCTATAAGAAAAACCATAGCCACACTCCGCAGCACCGAATCGAATCTCATACAAAGGCATCTGGCCAGACCGGACTAAACTAAAAATGTGATGCCACAACTTAAATGTTGGCTGAACCTTGAACTGGTTGCAGCAGGCAATGAACCAAGTCATCCACTTTATCCCGTTGGGGGTTATCTGCATCGGAGATAACTGGTACTCATATTTACAAAGATGCTTCAGAAAGAGGTGCAAGTGCGGATTCCACCCGGAGCGCAGATGCTCCAACCACACCGAAACGAAGCCTTCAGCCGGTCTATGTTAGATCCTCTCTCCGGCCTCTGGCCACCTCCACTCAATCTGGGGAGCCAACTGGAAAGCAGCCCGGATCGAGGGATCTTGTATCGCGTGATCCAACGCGACATATTCATCCTTCAGCTTGTACGGTTCCTTGGCTACAATACTGCCAGCAAAGCTCCTATCGAACTCAGCCCGGTCATAAGGCCCCAGACCAATCTTAGGCTGCCTCGCATACTCGGACTTGATACTCCGATAATACCAGTTGTTCTCTATTTCTTCACTCCTGGTGATGAAGTAATTTGGAATATC
This genomic interval from Apium graveolens cultivar Ventura chromosome 8, ASM990537v1, whole genome shotgun sequence contains the following:
- the LOC141679825 gene encoding uncharacterized protein LOC141679825 — its product is MTKWVEAKVMRIINQQDCIKFMDNILMRFGIPKVLVSDNGPQFIGSEFESYLQELWIKHKKSSVAYPQGNGQVEVTNRILLRGIEKRLKESKSKWPEELPSVLWSYRISSRTSTGDTPFKLAYGTEAMLPIEVGSPSHRAINFDEVANEEGLRTNIELIDEVWDQVVEKMERYKEKAREHFSKKSRVKNFQVGNLVLRDTEVSDPINTGKLMPKWEGPYKVKNQEPTNS